In Bacillus cereus ATCC 14579, a single window of DNA contains:
- a CDS encoding DUF3961 domain-containing protein, protein MMKMTVDQRFMMPADVVERVEVLRNKQSKRGTLLQSVNKFFGLDTKEDCVWFYGFYGVAVSILLFMVFTSNIFDFLFA, encoded by the coding sequence ATGATGAAAATGACAGTAGACCAAAGATTTATGATGCCAGCAGATGTTGTAGAGCGAGTGGAAGTATTACGAAACAAACAAAGCAAGCGTGGCACATTATTACAATCGGTAAATAAATTTTTCGGTTTAGATACGAAAGAAGATTGTGTTTGGTTTTACGGTTTTTATGGAGTGGCTGTAAGTATCTTGTTGTTTATGGTGTTCACTTCAAATATTTTCGATTTTCTCTTCGCGTAA
- a CDS encoding peptidoglycan recognition protein family protein — protein MGYGSSRPGIPLTKVRFIVSHDTGNPGSNAIGNRDYFNELQPKASAHTFIDDETILEIIPINEVAYHVRYGVPTDNDLYGYDANKAAIGVELCYGGDVNFWEAYNRFTWCHAYLCQNFGLYPKKDIGSHKTLDPARKIDPENVLGKQGIKFQQFLADVYRMYVSFR, from the coding sequence ATTGGATATGGAAGTTCACGACCGGGGATTCCTCTGACTAAAGTGAGATTTATTGTAAGCCATGATACGGGGAATCCTGGAAGCAATGCGATAGGGAATCGAGATTACTTTAATGAATTACAACCGAAAGCTTCGGCGCATACATTTATAGATGATGAAACAATATTGGAGATTATTCCTATAAATGAAGTTGCGTATCATGTTCGATATGGTGTGCCGACGGATAATGACTTATATGGCTATGACGCGAATAAGGCGGCCATTGGAGTGGAACTTTGTTATGGAGGTGATGTTAACTTTTGGGAAGCATATAATCGTTTTACATGGTGTCATGCGTATTTATGCCAAAACTTTGGCTTATATCCGAAAAAAGATATCGGGTCACATAAAACGCTTGATCCAGCTAGAAAGATTGATCCTGAGAATGTATTAGGGAAACAAGGTATTAAATTTCAGCAGTTTTTAGCAGATGTCTATCGGATGTACGTTTCGTTTAGATGA